The proteins below come from a single Esox lucius isolate fEsoLuc1 chromosome 7, fEsoLuc1.pri, whole genome shotgun sequence genomic window:
- the nop16 gene encoding nucleolar protein 16, with the protein MPKSKSKRNTFDYTKNRKKLKKQFKKREAPRIECPQIRNAWSDKKSVARNLRDMGLAFDPNTAIPIKTPNIVAVEKTTETAPAPKFVRKPYVLNGLVAEASLPVKDTKTLSTDLIEYVQYMLREHSDNYKAMARDEKNYYQDTPSQIRRKVTQYKRCHPDEYNTFMESLKGGKGVST; encoded by the exons ATGCCGAAATCCAAAAGTAAAAGAAATACTTTCGACTACACTAAAAACCGAAAGAAACTGAAAAAGCAGTTTAAGAAAAGGGAAGCACCGAGAATTGAGTG TCCTCAGATCCGAAATGCCTGGAGTGACAAAAAGTCAGTGGCAAGGAACTTGCGAGACATGGGTCTTGCATTTGACCCAAACACTGCCATTCCGATTAAGACACCAAAC ATTGTTGCTGTAGAAAAAACTACAGAAACAGCTCCTGCCCCCAAATTTGTAAGGAAGCCGTATGTTTTGAATG GACTGGTGGCAGAGGCCAGTCTTCCAGTGAAAGACACTAAGACATTGTCTACAGACTTGATTGAGTATGTGCAGTACATGCTCAGGGAACACAGTGACAACTACAAG GCTATGGCCAGAGATGAGAAGAACTATTACCAGGATACACCGTCACAAATCAGGAGAAAAGTGAcccagtataaacgctgccaCCCAGATGAATACAACACCTTCATGGAGTCTCTCAAAGGCGGTAAAGGTGTTTCCACCTAA